Proteins encoded in a region of the Triplophysa dalaica isolate WHDGS20190420 chromosome 10, ASM1584641v1, whole genome shotgun sequence genome:
- the LOC130429360 gene encoding uncharacterized protein LOC130429360 yields MTVAEVKALGPKQKVGEVRGQVRLGGAASRVVQVNQADCELREVRISDGTGEVKVTLWDSFVGQVEEGLSYAFTNLSTRDREGFISLCTGPTSSIEEIANLAVPEEGGGDKSDTSTALFSATVKGIEVRIVRKCSSCRFVQRQFVERSVTHRCEGCRLKQGALSFCPSFAGKAVLSTAGAEHSVTLTSSVLSSYLRAAGLGGIFNARTQ; encoded by the exons ATGACCGTTGCGGAGGTGAAGGCGCTAGGTCCCAAGCAGAAG GTGGGAGAGGTTCGCGGACAAGTGCGTCTCGGCGGCGCCGCCAGCAGAGTGGTTCAGGTCAACCAGGCAGACTGCGAGCTGAGGGAGGTGAGGATCTCCGACGGGACGGGTGAGGTCAAGGTGACGCTCTGGGACAGCTTCGTCGGCCAGGTCGAGGAAGGCTTGTCCTACGCATTCACGAACCTTTCTACACGGGACAGAGAGGGCTTCATTAGCTTATGCACCGGTCCGACGAGCTCCATCGAGGAAATCGCAAACTTGGCCGTCCCGGAGGAAGGAGGGGGCGACAAGAGCGACACCTCAACGGCGCTTTTCAGCGCCACCGTAAAGGGCATCGAGGTCAGGATCGTTCGGAAGTGCTCGAGCTGCCGCTTCGTTCAGAGGCAGTTCGTGGAGCGGTCCGTGACGCACAGGTGCGAGGGTTGCAGGCTCAAGCAGGGGGCCCTGTCGTTTTGCCCGTCTTTTGCGGGAAAGGCCGTCTTATCGACTGCCGGCGCGGAACACAGCGTGACGCTGACCAGCTCGGTGCTGTCCTCGTACCTGCGCGCCGCCGGACTCGGCGGCATCTTCAACGCGCGGACGCAATAG